The following nucleotide sequence is from Futiania mangrovi.
GTTCGGCAACTGGTTCTCGGTGGGCACAAACACCTTGTCCATCACGATCTCGCCCGTGATCGAGGAACGCAGCGACAGCTTGCCGCCGATCTTCGGCGCCGACAGCCCCTCCATCCCCTTCTCCAGGATGAAGCCGCGGATCGTGTCGGTCTCGTCCTTTGCCCAGACGACGAAGACGTCGGCCACGGGTGAGTTGGAGATCCACATCTTGGAGCCGCTGAGCGTCCAGCCGCCGTCGGCCGGCGTCGCGCGCGTCTTCATGCCGCCGGGGTCGGAGCCGTGGTCGGGCTCGGTCAGACCGAAGGCGCCGATGAACTCCCCCGTCGCGAGCTTCGGCAGGTATTTCTTGCGTTGCTCGTCGCTGCCATAGGCGTAGATCGGATGCATCACCAGCGAGGACTGCACGCTCATCATCGAGCGGTAGCCGGAATCGACCCGCTCCACCTCGCGCGCGATCAGGCCGTAGGAGACATAGGACGCCCCCACCCCGCCATAGGCTTCGGGGATCGTCGCGCCGAGCAGGCCCAGTTCGCCCATCTGCGTGAAGATCTCGCGGCGGAAGCGTTCCTCACGTGCGTCCTGGATGACGTTCGGCAGCAGCTCGCCCTGCGCGTACTCCCGCGCCGTGTCGCGGATCATCCGCTCCTCTTCCGTCAGCTGGTCGTCGAGCAGCAGCGGATCGTCCCACTGGAAGGGGCCGAGGCGGTCGCCGGAAAGCTCCGTCTTGGCGGGCTTCGCGCTGGCGGTGGCTGTGTTGGGCATCGCATCCCTCATTGATGTTGGCATCGGCCTCGACGGGCCGTTTGTGAAAACTTCACCGGACTTTCGGACATTCGGGGTGGCATCGCAAGCCGGGGCGGAAGCCCATCTCCGTTGCGCATGCCAATCGAATCTCGCCGGGGTTGCATACGTCATGTAGAACGATCCCGTCACCCCAAAGTCCGCAAGGATCGGAGGCTCGTGTCCCTGTGTCGCAGTCCGAAGTGAAGTCCGCCGCAACGCCGCCTGCAGATGATCGCCCGACCGTCCTCGTGACAGGCGTCGCGGGGTTCATCGGCTATCACCTGGTGAAGCGGCTGCTGGCGTTGGGCTACCCGGTTGTCGGCATCGACAACGTCAACGACTATTACGACCCCGCGCTGAAGGAGGCCCGCCTCGCCGACATCGGCAGCGGCAACGGTTTCACCTTCCTGCGCGCCGACATCTCCGACCTTGCCGCCACGACCCGCGCGTTCGAGGAGTTCCGCCCGGCCTACGTCCTGCACATGGCGGCGCAGGCGGGCGTGCGCTACTCCATCGAGAACCCGCACACCTATGCGGAGACGAACCTCGCGGGATTCCTGAACATTCTCGAGGGGTGCCGCCACAACGGCGTGCGCCACCTCGTCTACGCCTCCTCCAGTTCCGTCTATGGCGCGAACGAGGAGATGCCCTTCTCCGAGCATCACACGGTCGACCACCCGGTCAGCCTCTATGCCGCGACGAAGAAGGCGAACGAGCTGATGGCGCACACCTACAGCCATCTCTTCGCGCTGCCGACCACGGGCTTGCGCTTCTTCACGGTCTACGGGCCCTGGGGCCGGCCGGACATGGCGATCTTCAAGTTCGTGAAGGCCATCGGCGAGGGGCGGCCCATCGACGTCTACAATCACGGCCGGATGCAGCGCGACTTCACCTACATCGACGACATCGTCGAGGGCGTGATCCGCACCATGCTCAAGATTGCGGAGCCGAACCCGGACTGGTCGGGCCTGGCGCCCGACCCTGCGACGTCCTACGCGCCCTGGCGGGTCTACAACATCGGCAACAGCGACGCGGTCGAGCTGATGCACCTCATCCGCGTGATCGAGGCTGAGGTGGGCAAGCCCGCGACGCTCAACATACTGCCCATGCAGCCGGGCGATGTACCCGCGACCTATGCGGACATCTCGCTCCTGGACGAGGCGGTGGGTTTTCGCCCCTCGACGTCCATCGAGGCCGGGGTGAAGCGCTTCGTCGACTGGTACCGGGGCCACTACGGCCTTTGACACGCATCTGACCGGCATCTGGCCAGACCCCTCCGGCCCGGTTATCGTCTGCGACGGTTCCGACCCAAGACCGATAGCCGCCAAGGATAAGGATGCGCCCATGGCCGACGCCGTTCCCGCCCCCGTGCCTGTATCGCTGCCGATCGCGCGCAGCGACGACCGCTTTCCGGTCCGCCGGATCTATTGCGTCGGCCGGAACTACGCTGCGCACGCACGCGAGATGGGCAAGGACCCGGACCGGGAGCCGCCGTTCTTCTTCATGAAGCCTGCCGACACGCTGCTGCCGAACGGCACGGACCTGCCCTATCCGCCCGCGACTTCCGACCTGCACCACGAGATCGAGCTCGTGGTGGCCCTGGGCAAGGGCGGCCGCGACATTCCAGAGGCGCAGGCGCTCAACCTCGTGTTCGGCTACGCCATCGGCCTCGATATGACGCGCCGCGACCTTCAGGGAGAAGCCAAGGCCGCCGGCCGGCCCTGGGAAGTGGGGAAGGCGTTCGACCATTCCGCGCCCTGCACCATGATCCACCGGGCCGAGGATACAGGCCACCTCGCCAAGGGCGCGATCTGGCTGCAGGTCAATGGCAAGGAGCGTCAGCGTGGCGATCTCGCCGACCTGATCTGGTCGGTGCCGGAGACGATCTCCTACCTCTCCCGCCTGTTCGAGCTGCACCCCGGCGACCTCATCTTCACCGGCACGCCCGCGGGCGTCGGCGCCGTCGTTCCGGGCGACGAGATGGTGGGCGGCATCGACGGCCTGGGCGAGTTGCGCACCCGCGTCGTCTGAGACCCGAGCCGTCTACCAGCTCGCCTTGTTGTCGCTCGCGATCTGTAGCGTCGCGTCGCCGTCCTCTGTACCTTCCGCGGGCGTGCGGCGGGTGCGCGTCCGCTCACCCGGCGCGCGGGCGCCCAGCATGTGGCAGATCGCATAGGTGAGATCGGCCTTGTTGAGCGTGTAGAAGTGGAAGTCGCGCACGCCTTGCGCCTTGAGGTCGAGGCAGAGTTCCACCGCCAGGCTCGCGGCGATCAGCTGGCGGGTGTTCGGATCGTCTTCCAGGCCCTCGAAAGCGCGCTCCATCCATTTCGGAACGTGCGTGCCGCATGCTTCGGCGAATTTCCGCGCCGTCTTGAAGTTCACGACCGGCAGGATGCCCGGCACGATCGGCGCGGTGATCCCGGCCTTCCGCGCACGCTCCACGAAGCGCAGATAGGTATCGGCCTCGAAGAAGAACTGCGTGATCGCGCGGCGCGCGCCGGCGTCGATCTTGCGCTTGAGGTTGTCGAGGTCGGCGTCCGCCGACGCCGCGTCCGGATGCACTTCCGGATAGGCAGCGACCGAGACGTCGAAGTCGTGGACCTCCATCAGCCCTTCGACGAGTTCGGCCGCGCACGAGTACCCTTGGGGATGCGGCACGAACTTGCCGCCATCCGGCGTATCCCCCCTCAATGCCACGATCCGCGTGACACCCGCATCGCGGTAGGCGCGTGCGATGTCATCCACTTCCTCGCGGCTCGCGCCCACGCATGTCAGGTGGCCCGCCGCCTTGAGCGAGGTCCGGCGCGCCATCCGCGCGACCAGCCCCAGCGTACGGTCGCGGGTCGAACCGCCGGCGCCGTAGGTTACCGAAACGAAATCCGGGTCGAGCGGGGCAAGCCGCTCGACCGCATGCCACAGATCGACCTCGGTCTCCCGTGTCTTCGGCGGAAAGAATTCGAACGAAACCCGGAGATTATCTGCCAAAGGTGTCACCACGCTCATCAAACGCTTCCCTGTTCCGCCTTCGCCCGGCCGCGAAAGCCCTGCGCTTCCAGCCCCTTCTCTGCCAGCCACAGGACAACGGTCAGTTCCCCCCGCCCGTTCGCCGTCCGCGGCGGCAACTTGCGAGTCGCCGTCACTGTCAGGCCTGCAGCCCGGCACCATCCGGCTACCTCTTCCGGTGTGAACCCGAGCCTCCGGTGCGCATGGGACTCGCGGAGAAATTCCAGGTCATGTGGCGCAAAATCGACGACCAGAAGCCGCCCGCCCGGCTTCAGAAGCCGGGCTGCCTCGAACACCGCGGCCGCCGGGTCGTTCAGATAGTGAAGCACCAGGTGTACGACGGCGAGATCGAAGCTCCCCGGCTCGACATCCAGGTTGAAGAGATCGCCGTAACGCACCTGAACATGACGGAATTCCGGCTTATCCAGCCGGGCGCGCGCGATGCTGAGCATCTCCCGAGACATATCCACGCCAACCGCGCGTACCGCACGCGGCGCCAGAACCTCCAGGACACGACCGGTCCCGGTTCCAAGGTCGATGACCTCACCCACGGACCCAGCCCCGATCGCCTCGATCATGGCAGCTTCCACGTCCGCTTCCGGAATATGAAGCGCTCGGATCTCGTGCCACTTGGCGGCCTGCTCGCGAAAATACTGGGA
It contains:
- a CDS encoding fumarylacetoacetate hydrolase family protein, whose protein sequence is MADAVPAPVPVSLPIARSDDRFPVRRIYCVGRNYAAHAREMGKDPDREPPFFFMKPADTLLPNGTDLPYPPATSDLHHEIELVVALGKGGRDIPEAQALNLVFGYAIGLDMTRRDLQGEAKAAGRPWEVGKAFDHSAPCTMIHRAEDTGHLAKGAIWLQVNGKERQRGDLADLIWSVPETISYLSRLFELHPGDLIFTGTPAGVGAVVPGDEMVGGIDGLGELRTRVV
- a CDS encoding ArsR/SmtB family transcription factor; the encoded protein is MERVLAGMRAAADPTRLRLLSLLSRAELTVSELTQILGQSQPRISRHLKLMCEAGLLNRFQEGSWVFYRMADRGEGARLARFVGDTLKADDPTLARDLERLEGVRAARTEQASQYFREQAAKWHEIRALHIPEADVEAAMIEAIGAGSVGEVIDLGTGTGRVLEVLAPRAVRAVGVDMSREMLSIARARLDKPEFRHVQVRYGDLFNLDVEPGSFDLAVVHLVLHYLNDPAAAVFEAARLLKPGGRLLVVDFAPHDLEFLRESHAHRRLGFTPEEVAGWCRAAGLTVTATRKLPPRTANGRGELTVVLWLAEKGLEAQGFRGRAKAEQGSV
- the metF gene encoding methylenetetrahydrofolate reductase [NAD(P)H] — encoded protein: MSVVTPLADNLRVSFEFFPPKTRETEVDLWHAVERLAPLDPDFVSVTYGAGGSTRDRTLGLVARMARRTSLKAAGHLTCVGASREEVDDIARAYRDAGVTRIVALRGDTPDGGKFVPHPQGYSCAAELVEGLMEVHDFDVSVAAYPEVHPDAASADADLDNLKRKIDAGARRAITQFFFEADTYLRFVERARKAGITAPIVPGILPVVNFKTARKFAEACGTHVPKWMERAFEGLEDDPNTRQLIAASLAVELCLDLKAQGVRDFHFYTLNKADLTYAICHMLGARAPGERTRTRRTPAEGTEDGDATLQIASDNKASW
- a CDS encoding NAD-dependent epimerase, with the protein product MSQSEVKSAATPPADDRPTVLVTGVAGFIGYHLVKRLLALGYPVVGIDNVNDYYDPALKEARLADIGSGNGFTFLRADISDLAATTRAFEEFRPAYVLHMAAQAGVRYSIENPHTYAETNLAGFLNILEGCRHNGVRHLVYASSSSVYGANEEMPFSEHHTVDHPVSLYAATKKANELMAHTYSHLFALPTTGLRFFTVYGPWGRPDMAIFKFVKAIGEGRPIDVYNHGRMQRDFTYIDDIVEGVIRTMLKIAEPNPDWSGLAPDPATSYAPWRVYNIGNSDAVELMHLIRVIEAEVGKPATLNILPMQPGDVPATYADISLLDEAVGFRPSTSIEAGVKRFVDWYRGHYGL
- a CDS encoding acyl-CoA dehydrogenase is translated as MPNTATASAKPAKTELSGDRLGPFQWDDPLLLDDQLTEEERMIRDTAREYAQGELLPNVIQDAREERFRREIFTQMGELGLLGATIPEAYGGVGASYVSYGLIAREVERVDSGYRSMMSVQSSLVMHPIYAYGSDEQRKKYLPKLATGEFIGAFGLTEPDHGSDPGGMKTRATPADGGWTLSGSKMWISNSPVADVFVVWAKDETDTIRGFILEKGMEGLSAPKIGGKLSLRSSITGEIVMDKVFVPTENQLPNVSGLRGPFGCLNRARYGISWGAMGAAEACWQAARQYTLDRKQFGRPLAQTQLIQKKLADMQTEIALGLQASLRVGRLMDEGRAAPEMISLVKRNNCGKALEISRHARDMHGGNGIQEEYHVMRHLVNLETVNTYEGTHDVHALILGRAQTGLQAFF